In Coriobacteriia bacterium, a genomic segment contains:
- a CDS encoding ABC transporter substrate-binding protein, producing the protein MKRSFSILVLVLSLVMLTGLLTACGSSSTANNGAAKTTTAVNKTIKIGTLQTDDILPLWVAQKEGILKKAGLNVQIITFQSSQEQVAAMTAGDIDGMMSDMVVALQLSAAGTKMRAVTVMLQGAPVGIIASKGSRITGIEQLAGVKTGCSSNTVVEYVYDKALTDAGVPANKIKTEEIKKLPVRFQMLTSNKIDAAVLPWTFFTLAQASGATPLLSRQQSSAYTSTVLEFSDTYLQSSGASKDMKTLLSCWNQGVDKINANPDSYRSLLATNAKLPDPLKTTYKVSTYPKTALPDQKQFEDVVKWMVGKGYLKSAIQYNDSVYTAK; encoded by the coding sequence ATGAAACGTAGTTTCTCGATTCTCGTACTCGTTCTTTCGCTCGTCATGCTCACCGGTCTGCTCACCGCGTGCGGCAGTTCGTCTACCGCAAACAACGGTGCGGCGAAAACCACGACGGCAGTGAATAAGACCATTAAAATAGGAACCCTTCAAACAGACGACATTTTGCCTCTGTGGGTTGCGCAAAAAGAGGGGATTCTCAAGAAAGCCGGTCTGAATGTCCAGATAATCACCTTCCAATCGTCGCAAGAACAAGTCGCCGCCATGACCGCCGGTGACATCGACGGCATGATGTCCGACATGGTTGTTGCGCTGCAACTTTCCGCAGCGGGTACGAAAATGCGCGCCGTCACCGTCATGTTGCAGGGAGCTCCTGTTGGAATCATAGCTAGCAAGGGGAGCCGGATCACCGGCATCGAACAGCTCGCAGGTGTAAAGACCGGCTGCTCGTCAAACACGGTTGTCGAGTACGTCTATGACAAAGCGCTCACCGATGCCGGTGTGCCCGCAAACAAAATCAAGACCGAGGAAATCAAGAAACTCCCCGTTCGTTTCCAGATGCTGACTTCGAATAAGATCGACGCCGCCGTTCTTCCGTGGACGTTCTTCACCCTTGCACAGGCAAGCGGAGCCACTCCCTTGCTTTCTAGACAACAGTCATCGGCCTACACTTCAACCGTTCTCGAGTTCAGCGATACGTATTTGCAGTCGAGCGGGGCTTCGAAAGATATGAAGACATTGCTGTCTTGCTGGAATCAAGGCGTCGATAAAATCAATGCCAATCCGGATTCCTATCGTTCACTTCTGGCGACAAACGCCAAACTCCCCGATCCTTTGAAGACCACCTATAAAGTAAGCACGTATCCAAAGACCGCGTTGCCCGATCAGAAACAATTCGAAGACGTCGTAAAGTGGATGGTCGGCAAAGGCTATCTCAAGAGCGCGATTCAATACAACGACTCGGTCTATACCGCCAAGTAG
- the nadE gene encoding NAD(+) synthase has protein sequence MTQPFQLPALTLECPSVWESLVDQTAKAVSKAGFTDVVIGLSGGLDSSATAVIAVDAFGAEHVHGVLMPSPYSSQGSITDTLTLASQLGIQTDLIPITPVFDAFKAALAPVFQDCETDITEENLQARIRGTLLMALSNKFGYFVLATGNKSEALAGYATLYGDMVGSYDPVGALYKTHLYELCRWRNSTSSHMLIPTEILEKEPSAELSPGQLDRHALPPYEVLDAIYYLYVDKGVSRADLVDGGFSEEEVENAIRRMDASVFKRQYAAPIPKLHIYQS, from the coding sequence ATGACTCAACCATTTCAACTTCCCGCACTGACCTTGGAATGTCCCTCCGTTTGGGAGTCTTTAGTCGATCAAACCGCAAAGGCTGTTTCAAAAGCCGGATTCACCGATGTCGTCATCGGGCTTTCGGGTGGGCTGGACTCCTCCGCCACCGCCGTCATCGCCGTCGATGCATTCGGCGCCGAGCATGTACACGGTGTGCTGATGCCTTCGCCGTACTCTTCGCAAGGTAGCATCACCGATACGCTCACGTTGGCTTCGCAACTCGGTATCCAAACCGATCTCATTCCGATCACCCCTGTTTTCGATGCGTTCAAAGCAGCGCTCGCCCCGGTTTTTCAAGACTGTGAAACCGATATCACCGAAGAAAATCTTCAGGCGCGTATTCGTGGCACGTTGCTTATGGCGCTTTCGAACAAGTTCGGCTATTTCGTGCTGGCGACGGGGAATAAAAGCGAAGCTCTCGCAGGGTATGCGACTCTCTACGGCGACATGGTCGGAAGCTATGATCCGGTCGGTGCGCTTTATAAAACACATCTTTACGAGCTGTGCAGGTGGAGGAATTCGACTTCGTCGCATATGCTCATTCCGACCGAGATTCTTGAAAAAGAGCCGAGCGCCGAACTCTCTCCGGGACAACTCGATCGCCATGCGCTTCCTCCCTATGAAGTGCTCGACGCCATATATTATCTGTATGTGGACAAAGGCGTCAGCCGAGCCGACCTTGTCGACGGAGGATTCAGCGAAGAAGAGGTCGAGAATGCAATCCGTCGCATGGACGCTTCCGTCTTTAAGCGGCAGTACGCCGCGCCTATCCCGAAATTACATATTTATCAAAGTTGA
- the hisF gene encoding imidazole glycerol phosphate synthase subunit HisF, with the protein MLMKRVIPCLDVTDGRVVKGVNFINLRDAGDPVEMAATYDKGGADEVVFLDITATSDKRPAMLDVASRTSEECFIPYTVGGGMRSAVDIRAMLAAGADKISLNSAAVNDPSLISRTSAIYGSQCIVVAIDARKVPGSMPARWEVFTSGGRINTGIDAVQWAKESTRLGSGELLLTSMDCDGMKEGFDIDLTRAVTRQVDVPVIASGGAGRLDDFAEVVIEADADAVLAASVFHFGELSVTQVKQAMRAAGVSVRLDYVKDGR; encoded by the coding sequence ATGCTGATGAAGCGGGTGATTCCCTGTTTGGACGTGACCGACGGGCGCGTCGTCAAGGGCGTGAACTTCATCAATTTGCGCGATGCCGGTGACCCGGTGGAAATGGCTGCGACCTATGACAAAGGCGGAGCCGACGAGGTGGTGTTTCTCGATATCACGGCTACAAGCGATAAGCGCCCCGCCATGCTCGATGTCGCATCACGCACTTCCGAGGAATGTTTCATCCCCTACACGGTGGGTGGTGGCATGCGTAGTGCAGTAGACATCAGAGCTATGCTTGCCGCCGGCGCCGATAAGATATCGCTCAACAGTGCCGCAGTCAATGACCCCTCGCTCATATCCAGGACCAGCGCCATCTACGGATCGCAGTGTATCGTGGTCGCCATCGATGCGCGGAAAGTTCCCGGTTCAATGCCTGCCCGGTGGGAAGTGTTCACAAGCGGCGGGCGCATCAACACCGGAATCGATGCGGTGCAGTGGGCGAAAGAATCCACGAGGCTCGGCTCGGGGGAACTGCTGCTCACCTCCATGGATTGCGACGGGATGAAAGAGGGTTTCGACATCGACTTGACGCGTGCCGTCACAAGGCAGGTCGATGTTCCGGTGATAGCAAGTGGCGGTGCCGGCAGGCTCGATGATTTCGCCGAAGTCGTCATCGAAGCTGACGCCGACGCCGTGCTGGCCGCATCCGTGTTTCACTTCGGCGAGCTGAGCGTCACACAAGTAAAACAAGCGATGCGTGCCGCGGGAGTGAGCGTTCGCCTCGATTACGTAAAGGATGGTCGATAG
- the hisC gene encoding histidinol-phosphate transaminase, which produces MHRINRKGRHVKQGSLRPARKELEGLIPYDAKEVKADMLLSANENPLNLPKELQERIANHLDQFQFNRYPDGTAPRLRALIAEANGLDSDNVLIGNGGDELLMNMFLTWGGVGRKFMNFPPTFSMYENYAKITGTEVVSIPRDENFEIDQEATRKRLAQGDIDLIILASPNNPTGNLTDEAFLLELLGCSDALVCVDEAYFEFSRTTVRPYLDRYPNLVILRTFSKAFSLAALRVGYILADTQVIREFLKVRQPYSVSAFSQWVAQVVYRDRALFETSIEELVRGRAQIIEGLSAIEGVKVFPSDANYVMFRMDHASIVWRDLFYNYSIYIRDFSRAPGLEGCLRVTVGTESDNVAFIAAVREIVEREEARNV; this is translated from the coding sequence ATGCATCGAATAAACAGGAAGGGTAGACACGTGAAACAGGGAAGTTTGCGTCCCGCACGAAAAGAACTCGAAGGCCTGATACCGTATGACGCGAAAGAGGTTAAGGCCGATATGCTTCTTTCGGCCAATGAAAACCCGCTCAATTTGCCCAAAGAACTCCAGGAACGCATTGCCAACCACCTCGATCAGTTCCAGTTCAACCGTTATCCGGATGGTACGGCACCGCGTTTGCGTGCGTTGATCGCCGAAGCAAACGGTCTCGACTCTGATAATGTATTGATCGGCAACGGTGGCGACGAACTGCTGATGAATATGTTTTTGACATGGGGCGGCGTCGGGCGCAAATTCATGAACTTCCCCCCGACATTTTCCATGTATGAGAATTATGCGAAAATCACCGGGACCGAGGTGGTCTCGATTCCGCGCGATGAAAACTTCGAAATCGATCAGGAGGCGACGCGCAAGCGTTTGGCTCAAGGCGACATCGACCTGATTATTTTAGCCAGTCCCAACAATCCCACCGGGAACCTGACCGACGAAGCGTTCCTCCTCGAACTTTTGGGCTGCAGTGATGCGCTTGTGTGCGTCGACGAGGCGTATTTCGAGTTTTCGCGCACCACGGTGCGCCCTTACCTCGATAGATACCCCAACTTGGTGATTTTACGAACCTTTTCGAAAGCATTCTCTTTGGCGGCGTTACGCGTCGGTTATATTTTGGCGGATACGCAGGTGATCCGAGAGTTTCTCAAAGTGCGCCAGCCGTATTCGGTGAGCGCGTTTTCCCAATGGGTCGCTCAGGTGGTGTATCGCGATCGAGCTTTGTTCGAGACATCCATCGAAGAACTCGTCCGAGGCAGAGCCCAAATCATCGAGGGTCTCTCGGCGATTGAAGGCGTCAAAGTGTTTCCGAGCGATGCGAACTACGTCATGTTCCGTATGGATCATGCCTCGATTGTCTGGCGTGACCTGTTCTATAATTATTCGATTTACATTCGCGACTTTTCACGTGCGCCGGGGCTCGAAGGGTGCCTGCGCGTGACGGTCGGTACGGAATCGGACAATGTGGCTTTCATCGCCGCGGTGAGAGAAATCGTCGAGCGTGAGGAGGCGCGAAATGTCTAA
- the hisD gene encoding histidinol dehydrogenase: MKLRRIDLARGERLTAAVLARSGGIDDDIIAVAASIVRDVRTRGDEALFEYGEKFDGVSKNTLGDLRVTRAEIDEAFERVDESFITALTFAAEQIRDFHLRQVQQSWFTTQQGGIFLGSKVTPLARVGIYVPGGRAQYPSTVLMNTLPAVCAGVEEIAMVAPPQKDGSISPYTLVAASIAGVSEIYKVGGAQAVAALAYGTDTIAAVDKIVGPGNAYVAAAKKLVSGDVGIDMIAGPSEVLVLADETSIPAFVAIDMMAQAEHDPRAATYLVTTDPDMVEMVEQSIDVLMEESTRAEITTASLRDNGVVIVCADTADALAVSDFIAPEHLEVHMEHPLELLGDIHNAGAIFLGPWTPEAIGDYVAGPNHVLPTGGTARFSSPLSVDDFTKRSSVLSYSLEALDTDGPVVTQIAEKEELWAHGRSVTLRLEMLDAFSDEGEHAEEIDEEDASNKQEG; encoded by the coding sequence GTGAAACTTCGAAGAATCGACCTTGCACGAGGAGAACGCCTCACAGCCGCCGTTTTGGCGCGTTCGGGCGGCATCGATGACGATATCATCGCCGTCGCCGCTTCGATAGTTCGAGATGTCCGAACTCGTGGGGATGAGGCGCTGTTCGAATACGGTGAAAAGTTCGACGGCGTTTCGAAGAACACTCTCGGCGATCTGCGCGTCACCCGAGCAGAAATCGATGAGGCATTCGAAAGAGTCGACGAAAGCTTCATCACGGCGCTGACTTTCGCCGCAGAACAGATTCGTGACTTTCATCTGCGCCAGGTGCAGCAAAGCTGGTTCACCACTCAGCAAGGCGGAATATTTCTCGGCTCGAAGGTGACGCCGCTTGCACGTGTGGGAATCTACGTCCCCGGCGGTCGCGCCCAATACCCTTCCACGGTACTGATGAATACGCTGCCGGCGGTGTGTGCCGGCGTCGAGGAAATCGCCATGGTGGCTCCTCCGCAAAAGGATGGATCGATTTCTCCTTATACGCTCGTGGCGGCTTCGATCGCCGGAGTGAGCGAGATTTACAAAGTCGGCGGCGCGCAGGCCGTGGCCGCTTTGGCATACGGTACGGATACCATTGCAGCGGTCGATAAAATCGTCGGCCCCGGAAACGCCTATGTCGCGGCTGCCAAAAAATTGGTCAGCGGCGATGTGGGAATCGATATGATCGCCGGTCCTTCCGAGGTGTTGGTGTTAGCCGATGAGACATCGATTCCGGCGTTTGTCGCCATCGACATGATGGCTCAAGCCGAGCATGACCCGCGTGCGGCGACCTATTTGGTCACCACCGATCCCGACATGGTCGAAATGGTCGAGCAATCGATCGATGTCTTGATGGAGGAGTCGACGCGCGCAGAAATCACAACCGCATCACTGAGAGATAACGGTGTGGTCATAGTGTGCGCCGATACTGCCGATGCATTGGCGGTATCCGACTTCATCGCCCCCGAGCACCTCGAAGTCCATATGGAACATCCCCTCGAACTTCTCGGAGACATTCACAATGCCGGGGCGATTTTCTTGGGCCCCTGGACTCCCGAGGCGATCGGCGACTATGTCGCCGGGCCCAACCATGTGCTGCCGACCGGCGGGACCGCTCGCTTTTCCTCACCGCTCAGTGTCGATGATTTCACCAAGCGGAGCAGTGTTTTGAGCTATTCGCTCGAAGCGCTCGATACCGACGGGCCCGTTGTCACACAAATAGCTGAAAAAGAAGAGCTGTGGGCGCACGGTCGTTCGGTCACCTTGCGGCTGGAGATGCTCGACGCGTTTTCCGACGAAGGAGAACACGCAGAGGAAATCGATGAAGAAGATGCATCGAATAAACAGGAAGGGTAG
- a CDS encoding prenyltransferase, with protein sequence MSSPNSKRHFSKLTLADAFTLAEPPSWVASILPVLLGGALSLSLGHSQLSGAPLSRSLLIFFLMLVTSILAQSSVNVLNDYADFVKGTDSAENSINLTDVPIIHRNLNPKSARNVALVYLACALIAGLSVVALTGWILLIIGLVGAATGVGYSFGPKPISYLPLGEFISGFVMGELITFATYYALTSNLNWNVLFWTLPVFFGIANIMQTNNTCDIDRDTEAGRKTLPILLGKKNSAHMMAITNMAALAIALVFTLNHAFPWGLILMLIVTVIQSRAIAKIYNFDYNYKTRPQAMKLAMMQVVFINAFYIFALLIGVLS encoded by the coding sequence ATGAGTTCTCCAAACAGCAAAAGGCACTTCTCAAAACTCACGCTTGCCGACGCGTTCACGCTTGCCGAGCCCCCATCATGGGTGGCGTCGATTTTGCCCGTATTATTGGGCGGAGCACTGAGCCTTTCTCTGGGACACTCACAGCTCAGCGGTGCACCGCTGAGTCGCTCACTCCTTATCTTCTTTTTGATGCTCGTGACTTCAATACTCGCCCAATCATCGGTAAACGTTCTCAACGACTATGCGGATTTCGTCAAAGGCACAGACTCGGCAGAAAACTCCATCAACTTGACGGATGTTCCGATAATTCACAGAAACCTCAATCCGAAAAGCGCACGAAACGTTGCACTCGTCTATCTGGCGTGTGCGTTGATTGCCGGCCTTAGCGTAGTCGCGCTCACGGGGTGGATACTTCTCATCATCGGACTTGTGGGAGCGGCCACCGGGGTCGGCTATTCATTCGGACCGAAGCCGATTTCCTATTTGCCGCTCGGTGAATTCATCTCCGGCTTCGTCATGGGCGAGCTCATCACATTCGCGACATATTACGCACTCACTTCCAACTTGAATTGGAATGTATTGTTCTGGACACTTCCGGTATTTTTCGGTATCGCCAACATCATGCAGACAAACAACACCTGCGATATCGACCGAGACACCGAGGCCGGCAGAAAAACTCTTCCCATACTTTTGGGGAAAAAGAACAGTGCACACATGATGGCCATTACGAACATGGCCGCGCTTGCCATCGCGCTCGTGTTCACGTTGAATCATGCATTTCCTTGGGGTCTTATCCTTATGTTAATAGTCACTGTGATTCAATCGCGTGCTATCGCAAAAATCTATAATTTCGACTACAATTACAAAACACGACCCCAAGCGATGAAACTTGCCATGATGCAAGTCGTATTCATCAATGCCTTTTATATTTTCGCCCTTTTGATTGGAGTACTCAGTTAA
- the hisA gene encoding 1-(5-phosphoribosyl)-5-[(5-phosphoribosylamino)methylideneamino]imidazole-4-carboxamide isomerase, whose product MLVFPAIDILRGQAVRLAQGDYERVTVYNDSACAQALEWAELGARGIHIVDLDGARTGNPENIEIVSSIAREIGVPIEVGGGVRTLKTAVALLEAGVARVVIGTKLATDFDFVQKLVSELGSEHLVAGVDAKNGLVATQGWIDTTEISSIDLVVQLSTLGLSHLVYTDISRDGMQTGIDMDLYSQVAVAAGFPVIVSGGVSTLHDFEKIKAAGDTVAEGVITGRALYEGAFTLPEALAVFSADNATETRGSGSAPC is encoded by the coding sequence ATGCTGGTATTTCCCGCAATAGATATCCTTCGGGGGCAGGCGGTCCGGTTGGCACAAGGCGACTACGAACGCGTGACCGTGTACAACGACAGCGCATGTGCGCAGGCGCTCGAGTGGGCCGAACTCGGAGCGCGCGGGATCCATATCGTCGACCTCGACGGTGCGCGCACGGGAAACCCCGAGAACATCGAAATCGTATCTTCGATTGCGCGGGAGATCGGCGTGCCCATCGAAGTGGGGGGAGGCGTGCGAACGCTGAAGACAGCCGTCGCCTTGCTCGAGGCGGGAGTGGCTCGAGTCGTCATCGGAACGAAACTCGCCACGGATTTCGATTTCGTCCAAAAACTCGTTTCGGAGTTGGGGAGCGAACATCTCGTTGCGGGTGTGGATGCGAAAAACGGTCTGGTCGCCACGCAAGGTTGGATCGATACCACGGAAATCTCCTCGATCGATCTTGTGGTGCAACTCTCGACTCTGGGGCTTTCTCACCTGGTGTACACCGATATCTCGCGCGATGGTATGCAAACCGGAATCGATATGGATTTGTATTCTCAGGTGGCAGTTGCCGCCGGTTTTCCCGTCATTGTGAGCGGAGGAGTTTCGACCTTGCATGATTTCGAGAAAATAAAAGCGGCCGGCGATACGGTCGCAGAAGGTGTGATCACGGGAAGGGCACTGTATGAAGGAGCCTTCACACTTCCCGAGGCGCTTGCGGTTTTCAGTGCAGACAACGCCACCGAAACACGTGGAAGCGGGAGTGCGCCATGCTGA
- a CDS encoding ubiquinone/menaquinone biosynthesis methyltransferase, whose product MILPDAFTITPKEKEAFVYDCFQNISETYDKTNDVISFGIHRFWKDAMIKRIVAFAPKDILDVASGTGDVALWIAEKNPQAHVVGSDFSENMLVVAEKRRAEQKLDNVSFQCENAMEMSFEDNSFDVVVVSLALRNMPDYRQVVSEMTRVLRPGGQFFCIDTSWPTNPIVKPFFGLYFSHIMPLLGNAVAHAPVEYQWLNASTKAFLSKDALADLMRSCGLVNVNYKSHMLGGAATHNGTKPI is encoded by the coding sequence ATGATTTTGCCGGACGCATTCACCATAACTCCCAAAGAAAAAGAAGCATTCGTCTACGATTGCTTTCAAAACATCAGCGAAACCTACGATAAAACAAACGACGTCATCAGCTTCGGTATCCACCGCTTTTGGAAAGACGCGATGATAAAACGCATCGTCGCCTTCGCGCCCAAAGACATTCTCGATGTGGCAAGCGGCACCGGGGATGTCGCTCTTTGGATTGCGGAAAAGAACCCCCAGGCTCACGTCGTCGGAAGCGATTTCAGCGAAAACATGCTCGTCGTCGCCGAAAAACGACGCGCCGAGCAGAAGTTGGATAACGTCTCGTTCCAATGCGAAAATGCCATGGAAATGAGTTTTGAAGATAACTCGTTCGATGTGGTCGTCGTCTCACTCGCTCTGCGCAACATGCCCGATTATCGTCAAGTGGTCTCTGAAATGACGCGCGTCTTGCGCCCCGGAGGTCAGTTCTTCTGCATCGACACGTCATGGCCCACAAACCCAATCGTCAAGCCGTTCTTCGGGCTATATTTCAGCCACATCATGCCTTTGCTGGGAAATGCCGTCGCCCACGCGCCTGTAGAATACCAGTGGCTCAATGCCTCGACGAAAGCGTTCTTGTCAAAAGATGCGCTTGCGGATTTGATGCGTTCGTGCGGACTGGTGAACGTGAATTATAAGAGCCATATGCTCGGTGGAGCGGCCACGCATAACGGAACGAAACCGATTTAA
- the hisH gene encoding imidazole glycerol phosphate synthase subunit HisH, giving the protein MIAIIDYSMGNLRSVQKGFENAGVGGVVIARDAATVAQADGLVLPGVGAYRDAMVHLKESGLLESILKRVEAGTPLLGICLGMQLLMDSSLENGDYEGLGLVSGVCRPIPSVPGIKIPHIGWNTVDYAAANVNPLFAGIPDNSAFYFVHSYYCDLVHKSDVTGHVEYGSTLPCALNQGNLYAVQFHPEKSSTLGLRMLSNFGAIVTGELS; this is encoded by the coding sequence GTGATTGCGATAATCGATTACTCCATGGGCAACTTGCGCAGTGTGCAAAAGGGCTTCGAGAATGCGGGAGTCGGCGGTGTCGTCATTGCACGCGACGCGGCTACCGTCGCACAGGCGGATGGTCTCGTCTTGCCCGGTGTCGGTGCGTATCGAGATGCGATGGTTCACTTGAAAGAGAGCGGGCTCCTCGAATCGATTCTTAAAAGAGTCGAGGCGGGAACGCCTCTGCTCGGGATTTGTCTGGGGATGCAGCTCCTTATGGATTCGAGTCTTGAAAACGGCGACTACGAAGGGCTCGGCTTGGTCTCAGGGGTGTGCCGTCCGATTCCGAGCGTCCCCGGCATCAAGATTCCCCATATCGGGTGGAATACCGTCGACTATGCGGCCGCGAATGTGAACCCGCTTTTCGCGGGGATACCCGACAACAGCGCTTTTTATTTCGTGCACAGCTATTACTGCGACCTTGTCCACAAATCCGATGTGACAGGTCACGTCGAGTACGGTTCGACGCTGCCCTGTGCGCTCAACCAGGGAAACCTGTATGCCGTTCAATTCCATCCCGAAAAATCCTCGACACTGGGTTTGAGGATGTTGTCCAATTTCGGTGCAATCGTTACCGGGGAGTTGAGCTGA
- a CDS encoding phosphoribosyl-ATP diphosphatase, whose product MATSDFGTVIDTLWETIQGRKDADPEKSYTAYLLTAHEDKVLKKIGEESAEVIMASKDGEKDHLQYEVGDLLYHVLVNCARHDITPQDLAGELKARFK is encoded by the coding sequence ATGGCAACATCGGATTTCGGAACGGTCATCGATACGTTGTGGGAGACCATCCAGGGCAGAAAAGATGCAGACCCCGAGAAAAGCTATACCGCCTACCTGCTCACTGCGCACGAGGACAAAGTGCTCAAAAAAATCGGTGAGGAGTCAGCCGAGGTCATCATGGCCTCCAAAGACGGTGAAAAAGATCACCTGCAGTATGAAGTCGGAGATCTGTTGTACCATGTGCTCGTCAACTGTGCCCGCCATGATATCACGCCGCAAGACTTGGCCGGGGAGCTTAAGGCGAGGTTCAAATAG
- the hisI gene encoding phosphoribosyl-AMP cyclohydrolase — translation MEPLDFEKKNLSTTDMRFDPDGLLPAIVQDENTGEVLMLAYMDEEALIRTLDERRAWFYSRSRGAQWMKGEQSGNIMQVVSAWYDCDADTVLLKVIPLGAGVACHTGAKSCFYRRFDIKES, via the coding sequence ATGGAGCCACTCGATTTTGAAAAGAAAAATCTCTCGACCACCGATATGCGGTTCGACCCCGACGGGCTCTTGCCGGCCATCGTGCAGGATGAAAATACCGGCGAGGTACTCATGCTCGCCTATATGGACGAGGAAGCGCTCATCCGCACTCTCGATGAGCGTCGTGCGTGGTTCTATTCGCGGTCGCGCGGCGCGCAGTGGATGAAGGGCGAGCAGAGCGGTAATATCATGCAGGTGGTAAGCGCGTGGTACGACTGCGATGCCGATACCGTCTTGCTCAAAGTGATTCCTCTCGGTGCAGGTGTGGCGTGCCACACGGGAGCGAAGAGTTGTTTCTATCGTCGATTCGACATAAAGGAGTCATGA
- the hisB gene encoding imidazoleglycerol-phosphate dehydratase HisB encodes MSNAERSASLSRTTKETDITVTLNLDGTSKTDISTGIPFFDHMLDAFGRHASLDLVVRAEGDLEVDAHHTVEDVGIVLGSVCAEALGDKRGITRFGDAVVPMDEALVLAAIDISGRGQCHYDVDLPIEFIGTFDTTLAKEFFIAFAGSVGLTLHIMSFSGENSHHIIEAAFKAVARALRIAVALDPRVSGVPSTKGSL; translated from the coding sequence ATGTCTAATGCCGAGCGTAGTGCTTCTTTGAGCCGCACGACGAAGGAAACCGATATCACCGTCACTCTCAACCTCGACGGCACCTCGAAAACAGACATTTCGACGGGAATCCCGTTCTTCGATCACATGCTCGATGCGTTCGGTCGCCATGCGTCCCTCGACTTGGTCGTGAGAGCGGAAGGCGACCTCGAAGTCGACGCGCATCACACGGTCGAGGATGTCGGTATCGTGCTGGGCTCGGTGTGCGCTGAGGCGCTCGGCGACAAACGGGGCATCACGCGTTTTGGGGATGCCGTCGTGCCGATGGATGAGGCACTCGTTTTGGCGGCAATAGATATCAGCGGTCGCGGACAGTGTCACTACGATGTCGATCTTCCCATCGAGTTCATCGGGACATTCGACACGACGCTCGCCAAGGAGTTTTTCATCGCGTTCGCCGGGTCAGTCGGCTTGACACTCCACATCATGTCATTTTCCGGTGAGAACAGTCACCACATCATCGAGGCTGCCTTCAAGGCGGTTGCACGCGCATTACGTATTGCCGTCGCGCTCGACCCTCGAGTCAGCGGCGTCCCTTCGACGAAGGGCAGCCTGTGA
- a CDS encoding GNAT family N-acetyltransferase: MSVEIIEVVGAPSSVRELLYDVLYKDFGVDKAADNWFHQERGGEFLLKIDSAYEIMGIARLMPVTDNDPSSRQVRQVAVAKNAQGRGVGRELMTIVEELALDQGASRLWLESRSVAYGFYGSLGYEDDGEEFMSELTHIPHRHMHKNLLSA; the protein is encoded by the coding sequence TTGAGCGTAGAAATCATTGAAGTCGTTGGTGCTCCGAGCTCTGTGCGAGAATTGCTTTACGATGTCCTGTATAAGGATTTCGGAGTCGATAAGGCGGCCGATAACTGGTTTCACCAAGAACGCGGTGGAGAGTTTTTGCTGAAAATCGATTCCGCCTATGAAATCATGGGCATCGCCCGCTTGATGCCTGTGACGGACAACGATCCGTCGAGCCGGCAAGTTCGGCAAGTCGCCGTTGCGAAGAATGCGCAGGGGCGAGGAGTCGGCCGTGAGCTCATGACGATTGTCGAGGAGCTCGCTTTGGACCAGGGCGCTTCACGTCTCTGGCTCGAATCCCGTTCGGTGGCTTACGGGTTTTATGGGTCTCTCGGCTATGAAGATGACGGTGAAGAGTTCATGTCCGAACTCACCCATATTCCTCATCGACATATGCATAAAAACCTACTGTCTGCATAG